The following are encoded together in the Myxocyprinus asiaticus isolate MX2 ecotype Aquarium Trade chromosome 7, UBuf_Myxa_2, whole genome shotgun sequence genome:
- the LOC127444072 gene encoding neuropeptide FF receptor 1-like — protein MNLFPDQPPTQLFNLPSALNLQREFQNQSRSAPASFFNSTFFQDNSALEWQLFLTIREPATIILTVLYSVSFLVGFFGNVMSLKVLLGQHGSVRLSGACATRCLLINLAVCDLAVVCVCMPITLGHRIYTPWVYGDFLCRAVPFTQAMSVSASVLSITVISISRYYAVHSPLQSRAYFTRRRILISVTVVWLISSVICMPVAVVTRRDEVALIEGLAIILPICGEVWPQPRLRQVYNVLLFSALYCLPVAFNLTLAFLTCRRLQSTGKEVRFTELDPRSQALHKARLQGRRQIARMVAALVLLFALSWLPMYVADMWLDRELHHPPDWLLQARPFAQWLGLTNSSLNPFCYCFIGDLHRSAKALRLRLIGPSSASALALASLPKVFHLHNQDKDPEDTTDNSINSCVEDAGNLSLSFWWTQASTCESISLPYHLTESATALDA, from the coding sequence ATGAATCTGTTCCCCGATCAGCCGCCAACCCAGCTCTTCAACCTCCCCAGTGCATTAAATCTTCAGCGTGAGTTTCAAAACCAGAGCAGGTCTGCTCCAGCCAGCTTTTTCAACAGCACCTTCTTCCAGGATAATTCTGCTTTAGAATGGCAGCTGTTCCTTACCATCCGAGAGCCTGCCACCATTATCTTGACTGTCCTTTACTCTGTTTCCTTCCTTGTGGGTTTCTTTGGAAATGTCATGTCCCTCAAAGTCTTGTTGGGTCAACATGGAAGTGTGCGTCTGTCAGGTGCATGCGCCACTCGCTGTCTGCTTATAAACTTGGCGGTGTGTGACCTGGCGGTGGTTTGCGTGTGCATGCCCATCACCCTGGGTCATCGGATCTATACACCATGGGTGTACGGGGACTTCCTGTGCCGTGCTGTGCCCTTCACGCAAGCCATGTCAGTTTCTGCCAGCGTCCTGAGCATCACAGTTATCAGTATTAGCCGGTACTATGCAGTTCACTCGCCGCTACAATCTCGCGCCTACTTCACCCGTCGACGTATCCTCATCTCCGTCACTGTTGTGTGGCTAATCTCCTCAGTGATCTGCATGCCAGTCGCCGTTGTTACCCGACGTGATGAAGTAGCTTTGATTGAAGGGCTGGCCATCATACTGCCCATCTGTGGAGAGGTGTGGCCTCAACCACGTTTGCGACAGGTGTACAATGTCCTGCTCTTCAGCGCCCTCTACTGCCTCCCTGTTGCGTTTAATCTCACCCTAGCCTTCCTCACATGTCGTCGGCTTCAGAGCACTGGCAAGGAGGTTAGGTTCACAGAGCTGGACCCCCGCTCACAGGCACTTCATAAAGCAAGACTACAGGGGCGGCGGCAAATCGCCCGTATGGTCGCAGCTTTGGTGCTGCTTTTTGCTCTGTCCTGGTTGCCCATGTATGTGGCTGATATGTGGCTGGACCGTGAGCTACACCATCCACCGGACTGGCTACTGCAGGCCAGGCCCTTTGCACAGTGGCTGGGCCTCACAAACTCTTCTCTAAACCCCTTCTGCTACTGTTTCATTGGAGACCTCCACCGCTCAGCCAAGGCTTTGCGTCTGCGCCTCATTGGCCCGTCTTCTGCCTCAGCACTGGCGCTAGCTTCGCTCCCCAAAGTCTTCCACCTGCATAATCAAGATAAAGATCCAGAGGATACCACTGACAACTCAATCAACTCCTGTGTGGAGGATGCTGGGAATCTGAGTCTGTCATTTTGGTGGACCCAAGCTAGTACGTGTGAGTCAATAAGTTTACCATACCACCTGACGGAATCAGCTACTGCACTTGATGCATAG